Proteins from a genomic interval of Polaribacter sp. Q13:
- a CDS encoding thioredoxin fold domain-containing protein, with translation MKKIVLTLFVSCVFTTIFSQGINFEHGTFAQALEKDKKENKLIFMDCYTTWCEPCKKMSKEVFTQKDVGDYLNDNFVNIKIDMEKGKGIELQKKYGVNSYPTMLFIDASGKVVHTQIGYCDTNVLIEQAKIAVDPSRQKDAIVKKYTSGERNPKFIIDYIMALNNERKYKEATQIAEDFLGSYNAEDILDTDIITILSISNSLKYGSEKYKFLLDNKDKFIKLDGAHEEAYDKLLRVTIFQYLSSLTVKLSLEEFQEAIEKAKNEYEMKSQQEAEVLLLSSFYGDNKEHLKLYNHSMKYGKKYLKKGNIRSGTGLVINVLMKVAIDSTFIKLDITERAITDAEEIIALTEGKVINPMFSWTLAVFYKRQGNKEKALENVNKNIEIMKSLGIEIDPKLLEFKEEIKSI, from the coding sequence ATGAAAAAAATAGTTTTAACATTATTTGTAAGCTGTGTGTTTACAACGATATTCTCTCAAGGTATTAATTTTGAGCACGGCACTTTTGCACAAGCTTTAGAAAAAGATAAAAAAGAAAATAAATTAATATTTATGGATTGCTATACAACTTGGTGTGAACCTTGTAAAAAAATGAGTAAAGAGGTATTTACGCAAAAAGACGTTGGTGACTACTTAAATGATAATTTTGTCAATATAAAAATAGACATGGAAAAAGGCAAAGGCATTGAACTTCAAAAAAAATATGGAGTTAATAGCTATCCAACCATGCTATTTATAGATGCATCAGGAAAGGTGGTACATACACAAATTGGCTATTGTGATACAAATGTTTTAATTGAGCAGGCAAAAATTGCTGTAGACCCATCAAGACAAAAAGACGCTATTGTAAAAAAATATACAAGTGGAGAACGGAATCCAAAGTTTATTATTGACTATATAATGGCTTTAAATAATGAGCGTAAGTATAAAGAAGCAACACAAATAGCTGAAGATTTCTTAGGGAGTTATAACGCTGAAGACATTTTAGATACAGATATAATTACAATTTTATCTATCTCCAATTCCCTTAAATATGGTAGTGAAAAGTACAAGTTCTTACTTGATAATAAAGATAAATTTATAAAGCTTGATGGAGCTCATGAGGAAGCTTACGATAAATTACTTCGAGTAACCATCTTCCAGTATTTATCTAGCCTTACGGTAAAATTAAGTTTAGAGGAGTTTCAGGAGGCCATTGAAAAAGCAAAAAATGAATATGAAATGAAAAGTCAGCAAGAGGCCGAAGTTCTATTACTTTCAAGTTTTTACGGAGACAATAAAGAGCATCTTAAGTTGTACAATCACAGTATGAAATATGGTAAAAAATATTTAAAAAAGGGAAACATAAGGTCTGGAACTGGATTAGTTATTAATGTCTTAATGAAAGTGGCTATAGATTCAACATTTATAAAACTTGACATTACAGAAAGAGCCATTACTGATGCAGAGGAAATAATTGCTCTTACTGAAGGAAAAGTAATAAACCCTATGTTTAGTTGGACTTTAGCAGTTTTTTATAAGAGGCAAGGTAATAAAGAAAAAGCACTAGAAAACGTGAATAAAAATATTGAAATAATGAAATCTTTAGGAATTGAAATAGACCCTAAATTATTAGAATTTAAAGAAGAAATTAAAAGTATATAA
- a CDS encoding cysteine desulfurase family protein: MNTVYLDSAATTQIDDEVIDVIYTSMKSNYGNPSSIHHFGRKAKTAVETARKKIAKHFNVTASEIIFTAGGTEADNLILHNAVFNLGVKRIITSKIEHHAVLHTCNHLEKTHHIIVDYVDVDEFGTVNTKHLEELLSASKEKTLVSLMLINNEIGNILDIDTIAVICKNNNALFHSDTVQAITHYPIDLQKIPVDFIVASAHKFHGPKGVGFAFFRKGFGILPMLHGGDQEMGARSSTENVHAILGMEKALEIAIKNLDKDKKDIENLKGYFMTELKSLSKNIQFNGLSSDLEKSSYTILNVRFPFTNEMLLFSLDMAEIAVSGGSACQSGSNKGSHVLREILNDADADKTSVRFSFSKYTTKQEIDFVVNYLRENI, from the coding sequence ATGAATACTGTTTATTTAGATAGCGCAGCAACCACACAAATAGATGATGAAGTTATAGATGTAATATATACTTCTATGAAAAGTAATTATGGTAATCCTTCATCAATTCATCATTTTGGAAGAAAAGCAAAAACTGCGGTAGAAACTGCAAGGAAAAAAATTGCGAAACATTTTAATGTAACTGCAAGTGAAATTATTTTTACTGCAGGAGGTACAGAAGCAGATAATTTAATTTTACACAATGCTGTTTTTAATCTTGGAGTTAAAAGAATTATTACATCTAAAATAGAGCATCATGCCGTTTTACATACGTGTAATCATTTAGAAAAAACACATCACATTATTGTAGATTATGTTGATGTTGATGAATTTGGAACAGTTAATACTAAACATTTAGAAGAACTTTTATCAGCTTCAAAAGAAAAAACATTAGTAAGTTTAATGTTGATAAATAATGAAATTGGTAACATTTTAGATATTGATACTATTGCTGTAATTTGTAAAAATAACAATGCATTATTTCATTCAGATACTGTACAAGCTATTACTCATTATCCAATTGATTTACAAAAAATACCTGTAGATTTTATTGTAGCAAGTGCACATAAGTTTCATGGACCAAAAGGTGTAGGGTTTGCCTTTTTTAGAAAAGGATTTGGAATTTTACCGATGCTTCATGGTGGCGATCAAGAAATGGGAGCTAGGTCTAGTACAGAAAATGTACATGCAATTTTAGGCATGGAAAAAGCATTAGAAATTGCAATTAAAAATTTAGATAAGGACAAAAAAGATATAGAAAATTTAAAAGGATATTTTATGACTGAATTAAAGAGTCTTTCTAAAAATATTCAGTTTAACGGACTTTCTTCAGACTTAGAAAAAAGTAGTTATACCATTTTAAATGTGCGTTTTCCTTTTACAAATGAGATGCTTTTATTTAGTTTAGATATGGCTGAAATTGCTGTTTCTGGTGGAAGTGCATGCCAAAGTGGAAGCAATAAAGGTTCACATGTTTTAAGAGAAATTTTAAATGATGCTGATGCCGATAAAACTTCAGTTCGTTTTTCTTTTTCAAAATATACTACAAAACAAGAAATAGACTTTGTAGTAAATTATTTAAGAGAAAATATTTAA
- a CDS encoding transposase, protein MDTSIELAKLLLPEILVDYFKLTKHEVKQGELHFHFTELNTIPDEFIGLKLSSKGFFPEATIQDFPIRGKNVFLHVIRRRWIDDNSKKLVIRDWQLVAKGTRITSEFAAFLKQISL, encoded by the coding sequence TTGGATACTTCAATTGAACTTGCTAAATTACTATTACCAGAAATTCTTGTTGATTATTTTAAATTAACTAAACACGAGGTAAAACAAGGAGAACTACATTTCCATTTTACAGAATTAAATACAATTCCTGATGAATTCATAGGACTAAAATTAAGTTCTAAAGGCTTTTTTCCAGAAGCAACTATTCAAGATTTTCCAATCCGAGGTAAAAACGTTTTTCTACATGTTATTAGAAGGCGTTGGATTGATGATAATTCTAAAAAATTAGTGATAAGAGATTGGCAATTAGTAGCAAAAGGCACTAGAATTACTAGTGAATTTGCTGCTTTTTTAAAACAAATCAGTCTGTAA
- a CDS encoding Smr/MutS family protein, producing the protein MNLEIGNKVAVLDDVLKGKVININGDEIFVETTDGMVFKFHSSELVRIDVEQHELSKYSDINNALLKDKIAQNPPKKSLFKKEKKEVILEVDLHINKLAKSTKYMDNYDMLNLQLDTAKNKVEFAISKRISKVVFIHGVGEGVLRSELQRLLSKYPVKFYDASYKKYGLGATEVYIFQNPN; encoded by the coding sequence ATGAATTTAGAAATTGGAAATAAGGTAGCCGTTTTAGATGATGTTCTAAAAGGAAAAGTCATCAATATTAATGGTGATGAGATTTTTGTAGAAACTACGGATGGTATGGTGTTTAAGTTTCATTCGTCTGAGTTAGTTAGAATTGATGTAGAGCAACATGAATTATCTAAATATAGCGATATAAATAATGCTTTATTAAAAGATAAGATAGCCCAAAATCCACCGAAGAAAAGTTTATTCAAAAAGGAAAAAAAGGAAGTGATTTTAGAAGTCGATTTACATATAAATAAACTTGCAAAATCTACAAAATATATGGATAATTATGATATGTTAAATCTTCAGCTAGATACCGCAAAAAACAAAGTAGAGTTTGCTATTTCTAAAAGAATTTCTAAAGTAGTCTTTATTCATGGAGTAGGAGAAGGAGTATTAAGATCAGAACTTCAAAGATTGTTAAGTAAATACCCTGTTAAATTTTATGATGCTTCCTATAAGAAATATGGATTAGGAGCAACAGAGGTTTACATTTTTCAAAACCCTAATTAA